AGATGTACACCTTCAAGCGCACCCCTTGGTTATACGGTTCATGGCGGATCTGATCCGATGGCAATAGGATGCCTTCGGTCTTACCCAGGTCCACGATAACGTTAGGGCCCTCATGCCGATAGACCACACAGGTGACGATATCCCCTTCCCGACTGGAAAACTCCTCGTAGATGGCACTGCGCTCCGCCTCCCGGATCCGTTGCACCACCACTTGCTTGGCGTTTTGCGCAGCGATCCGCCCAAAATCCTTGGGGGTCACCTCGATGTCGATCACATCATCAGGCTCATAGCGGGGATCGATCAGTTTGGCCTCTTCCAACGAGATCTCCGTCTCCTCCGACGTGACCTCCTCCACCACCCTTTTGCGAGCGTACACCCGGATATTACCGGTGGTCTCATCAATGGTGACAAAGGCATTTTCACTTGTTCCATAATGGCGTTTATAAGCAGACAGGATTGCCGCCTCAATGGCCTCAAAAAGGACTGCCCGGGAGATACCCCGTTCCTTTTCCAGTTCTTTTAGCGCTCCAAGCAAATCAACGTTCATGACAATAACTCCTTCCGAAAAATTCGCGCTCTAGTTCCAACCTTCGGGGCCTGTTTAAAACTCGTACACCAAGTTAGCCTTCGCTACCTGTTCCAAAGGTACCATGTATAGTATTCCATCAATTTCGATGTGTAACGTCTCCCCATCCACCTGCACCAGCTCGCCTTTGAAATTGCGCCGACCTTCGATGGGACCGTAGGTCCGCACCCGCACCTGGTTGCCCACCGCCCGTTGGAAATGATGCAGTTTCGTTAGGGGACGATCTAAGCCCGGTGAGGACACTTCAAATTGGTATGCGGTGGGGATAGGGTCAATCTCATCGAGACGTTCTCCCAGGATCTCGCTGATTCTTTGACAATCATCAATGGTGATACCGCCTGGTTTGTCCACAAACAGTCGCAATGCCACACCGTTCCTGCCCGAGCTAAACTCCACATCCACCAGCTCGAAAAGGGGATCGATGTGCTCACTAAAAAGCCGCTCCACCAGAGCGACAATGTCCTTGGACTTCATTTGCACGCACTCCTTCAAATAAATACGAAAGAGTGGGTATCGACCCACTCTTTGCAAGGCTCAGCTTCAGTACATATATCCCAACCACAACTTGGTCGCAACGTACCAAATTCCATATGTATTATACCACTGGTATGTTTCCCTTGCAAGTCCTACCGACAGTTTGCTAGGAAATGTAGAATCTCCTTCAAGACAAACGCGCAGTTATTCACCCCAGCGATCTCCCCGATCCTGTTAGTAATGGACAAAAGTCCCTCTCGGATCTCGCAGATCG
The nucleotide sequence above comes from Bacillota bacterium. Encoded proteins:
- a CDS encoding ribosome maturation factor RimP, with the translated sequence MKSKDIVALVERLFSEHIDPLFELVDVEFSSGRNGVALRLFVDKPGGITIDDCQRISEILGERLDEIDPIPTAYQFEVSSPGLDRPLTKLHHFQRAVGNQVRVRTYGPIEGRRNFKGELVQVDGETLHIEIDGILYMVPLEQVAKANLVYEF